A genomic window from Pseudoalteromonas piratica includes:
- the pdxH gene encoding pyridoxamine 5'-phosphate oxidase, translating into MKIDDIRREYLKDGLSEEKLLDNPIEQFESWLQLAVDAKLDDPTAMVVATVDGNGQPSQRIVLLKDVNPNGFVFFTNTESRKAQEIAGNNKVSLHFPWHSLERQVIVYGTAKPLSNLAVTKYFLSRPKESQLAAWASAQSRPVSSRKVLMEKFQQIKNKFSEGEVPLPSFWGGYCIEPHQIEFWQGGANRLHDRFMYKLEDGVWTKQRLNP; encoded by the coding sequence ATGAAAATTGATGATATTCGCCGTGAGTATTTAAAGGATGGTTTGTCTGAAGAGAAGCTATTAGACAACCCAATTGAGCAGTTTGAGTCTTGGTTGCAATTAGCGGTAGACGCTAAACTGGATGACCCAACAGCCATGGTTGTGGCAACAGTAGATGGCAATGGGCAGCCGTCACAGCGCATTGTGTTATTAAAGGATGTAAATCCAAATGGGTTTGTCTTTTTTACTAATACAGAGTCACGCAAGGCTCAGGAAATTGCGGGTAATAATAAAGTGAGCTTACATTTTCCATGGCACAGCTTGGAGCGTCAGGTGATTGTTTATGGCACGGCGAAGCCATTATCAAATTTGGCGGTGACTAAGTACTTTTTATCGCGTCCTAAAGAGAGCCAACTTGCAGCGTGGGCATCGGCGCAAAGTCGCCCGGTATCATCACGTAAAGTGCTGATGGAAAAATTCCAGCAAATTAAAAATAAGTTTAGTGAAGGTGAAGTGCCATTGCCGTCGTTTTGGGGTGGTTACTGCATTGAACCGCATCAAATTGAGTTTTGGCAAGGTGGTGCAAACCGATTACACGACCGCTTTATGTATAAACTTGAAGATGGCGTGTGGACTAAGCAGCGCTTAAATCCATAG
- a CDS encoding AhpA/YtjB family protein encodes MKKNQDRNPAFASTYQRISRLMIAAICLVALTHIGFNTSFKGHQILEQQSKTTAQGLAKQLALGARTAIKEQDKKSLSQLVNNFAQDEFIQTAAIFDKYGNLLVQSNFAASYQDLLKTPSALPGLSKLATPVISDVFVQGKRVGFVRLTYTFPAAIREAHDYLHEVSKQIALMLILSVILTWVLARKIKRWQVKRYIRNAEQEEA; translated from the coding sequence ATGAAAAAAAACCAAGACCGTAACCCGGCTTTCGCCTCCACATATCAACGCATATCGCGCTTAATGATTGCTGCGATATGCCTCGTTGCGCTTACTCATATTGGTTTTAATACTAGCTTTAAAGGCCATCAGATACTTGAACAGCAAAGCAAAACAACGGCTCAAGGTCTCGCTAAACAACTTGCACTCGGTGCCCGAACTGCCATCAAAGAGCAAGATAAAAAATCACTTTCACAACTGGTCAATAATTTTGCCCAAGATGAATTTATTCAAACTGCAGCTATATTCGATAAGTACGGCAATTTGCTGGTACAAAGTAATTTTGCAGCGTCATACCAAGATTTATTAAAGACACCCAGTGCTTTACCTGGGCTTTCTAAGCTTGCCACACCAGTTATAAGTGATGTGTTTGTTCAAGGTAAACGGGTGGGTTTTGTCAGGCTAACCTATACCTTTCCAGCGGCTATCCGCGAAGCTCACGATTACCTTCACGAAGTCAGTAAACAAATCGCCCTTATGTTGATCTTAAGTGTAATACTTACCTGGGTCTTAGCACGCAAGATCAAGCGTTGGCAGGTTAAACGCTATATCCGTAACGCCGAGCAAGAAGAGGCATAA
- the prfC gene encoding peptide chain release factor 3, translated as MSSISTEVGKRRTFAIISHPDAGKTTITEKVLLFGQALQKAGTVKGRGSNQHAKSDWMEMEKERGISVTTSVMQFPYNDCLVNLLDTPGHEDFSEDTYRTLTAVDSCLMVIDAAKGVEDRTRKLMEVTRLRDTPIVTFMNKLDRDIRDPMEVMDEVESELNIACAPVTWPIGCGKEFKGVYHIHRDETILYQTGQGHTIQDVRIVKGLDNPELDAAVGEELAELLREELELVVGASHEFDQELFLAGELTPVFFGTALGNFGVDHMLDGLTKWAPAPQPRQTDDRLVTADEEKFSGFVFKIQANMDPKHRDRIAFMRIVSGKYEQGMKMDHVRIGKKVSISDAVTFMAGDRERAAEAYAGDIIGLHNHGTIQIGDTFTQGEKIKFSGIPNFAPELFRRIRLRDPLKQKQLLKGLIQLSEEGAVQVFRPLQNNDLIVGAVGVLQFDVVVARLKAEYNVDAMYESVSVATARWVTCDDAKKLEEFRRKCEVNLALDGGDNLTYIAPTRVNLNLSQERYPEVEFHQTREH; from the coding sequence ATGTCCAGTATTTCAACTGAAGTTGGCAAACGTCGCACCTTTGCGATTATCTCCCACCCGGATGCGGGTAAAACAACCATTACTGAAAAGGTACTTCTTTTCGGACAAGCTCTGCAAAAAGCAGGTACAGTAAAAGGTCGTGGTTCGAATCAACATGCTAAATCAGACTGGATGGAAATGGAAAAAGAACGTGGTATCTCGGTTACTACCTCTGTAATGCAATTCCCGTACAATGACTGTTTGGTTAACCTACTGGATACCCCAGGACACGAGGACTTCTCGGAAGATACTTACCGTACACTCACGGCGGTTGACTCGTGCCTAATGGTAATTGACGCTGCGAAAGGTGTAGAAGACCGTACCCGTAAGCTTATGGAAGTAACGCGTCTACGTGATACGCCAATTGTTACCTTTATGAACAAACTCGACCGTGATATCCGTGACCCAATGGAAGTCATGGACGAAGTTGAAAGTGAGCTAAACATCGCGTGTGCTCCGGTTACCTGGCCAATTGGCTGTGGTAAAGAGTTTAAAGGTGTTTACCACATTCATCGCGATGAAACGATTTTGTACCAAACAGGTCAAGGTCACACAATTCAAGACGTGCGTATTGTTAAAGGATTAGATAACCCAGAGCTTGACGCAGCCGTGGGTGAAGAACTGGCTGAATTACTACGCGAAGAACTTGAGCTGGTAGTTGGTGCATCACACGAATTTGATCAAGAGCTTTTCCTAGCAGGTGAATTAACACCGGTATTCTTTGGTACCGCACTTGGTAATTTTGGTGTTGACCACATGCTTGACGGTTTAACAAAGTGGGCACCAGCACCACAGCCGCGTCAAACAGATGACCGCCTCGTTACTGCTGACGAAGAAAAGTTCTCAGGCTTTGTCTTTAAAATTCAAGCTAACATGGACCCGAAACACCGCGACCGTATTGCCTTTATGCGTATTGTGTCGGGTAAATATGAGCAAGGTATGAAAATGGACCATGTGCGTATTGGTAAAAAGGTCAGCATCTCTGATGCGGTAACCTTTATGGCCGGTGACCGTGAGCGTGCAGCAGAAGCGTACGCTGGTGACATTATTGGCCTTCACAACCATGGTACGATTCAAATTGGTGATACCTTTACGCAAGGTGAAAAAATTAAGTTCAGCGGTATACCAAACTTTGCGCCAGAATTATTCCGTCGTATTCGCTTACGCGATCCACTTAAGCAAAAGCAGCTACTTAAAGGCCTTATCCAGCTTTCGGAAGAGGGTGCAGTACAGGTATTTAGACCACTGCAAAACAATGATCTAATCGTAGGCGCGGTAGGTGTACTTCAGTTTGATGTTGTTGTAGCGCGTTTAAAAGCCGAATACAACGTAGATGCCATGTACGAAAGCGTAAGCGTTGCAACAGCGCGCTGGGTAACCTGTGATGATGCGAAAAAGCTAGAAGAATTCCGCCGTAAATGCGAAGTAAACTTAGCACTCGACGGTGGTGATAACCTAACTTATATCGCGCCAACACGCGTTAACTTAAACTTGTCGCAAGAGCGTTATCCGGAAGTTGAGTTCCATCAGACACGTGAACACTAA
- a CDS encoding energy transducer TonB — protein MRKVVLLIVLSLQCFTVSAQSLFGDVKLTHLQPTEEKANWVRKKQVTPKYPISLAKKGIAGCGIFKVVVNDEGKTDSVELIQSVPEKVIYRPSKKIIRKWNWVQAKNGNPVAEEKLIRLDFCLGGNSVEEAEAICLKQSQYRCSV, from the coding sequence ATGAGAAAAGTGGTTTTATTAATCGTATTGTCTTTGCAATGTTTTACTGTTAGTGCTCAATCACTCTTTGGCGACGTGAAGTTGACACATTTACAACCGACTGAAGAAAAAGCTAACTGGGTTAGGAAAAAACAAGTAACACCAAAATACCCAATATCATTAGCGAAAAAAGGCATCGCGGGTTGTGGGATTTTTAAGGTGGTTGTAAATGACGAAGGCAAAACAGACTCTGTTGAACTTATCCAAAGCGTTCCCGAAAAAGTGATTTACAGACCAAGTAAGAAAATTATTAGAAAGTGGAATTGGGTGCAAGCTAAAAATGGTAACCCTGTCGCTGAAGAGAAATTAATTCGCCTCGACTTTTGCTTAGGTGGTAACTCAGTTGAAGAGGCTGAAGCAATTTGCCTTAAACAGTCACAATATCGATGCAGTGTCTAA
- a CDS encoding TatD family hydrolase, with product MTFFDTHCHIDFDEFENDRDKVLADAAHFNVSHILVPGVTLAQSAKLLSFENTQGITFYKALGLHPYFFNEHQQGDFERLATLANTHREFLVAIGECGIDRSIEKLDYQQQLFIQHIELANQLSLPLVVHHRKSHDLIAESFKTLKPKCGGIIHAFSGSAQVANYYIEQGFKLGVGGTITYSRAEKTRNVIANLPAEHLVLETDAPSMPLSGYQGERNVPAQIIRVFDALCELKGVETQSARQLLAEQLYASSCSALRI from the coding sequence ATGACGTTTTTTGATACGCACTGTCATATCGACTTTGATGAGTTTGAAAATGACCGTGACAAGGTGTTAGCAGATGCGGCGCACTTCAATGTGTCGCATATACTGGTACCGGGCGTAACACTTGCACAAAGCGCCAAGCTACTTTCCTTTGAAAATACCCAAGGCATTACGTTTTACAAAGCTCTTGGATTACACCCTTATTTTTTTAATGAGCATCAACAGGGTGACTTTGAACGCCTTGCCACACTTGCAAATACTCATCGCGAATTCTTGGTGGCAATCGGTGAGTGCGGTATCGACCGCAGTATCGAAAAGCTCGATTACCAACAGCAACTTTTTATACAGCATATTGAGCTTGCGAATCAGTTGTCACTGCCGCTGGTGGTGCATCACCGAAAAAGTCATGATTTAATAGCCGAATCATTTAAAACACTCAAACCAAAATGTGGCGGCATTATTCATGCTTTCAGTGGTTCTGCGCAGGTGGCTAATTACTACATTGAGCAGGGCTTTAAATTGGGGGTAGGCGGTACAATTACTTACTCGCGTGCCGAGAAAACGCGCAATGTGATAGCCAACTTACCGGCTGAACACCTAGTGCTTGAAACCGATGCACCATCAATGCCGCTTTCTGGTTATCAGGGGGAACGCAATGTGCCTGCGCAAATTATTCGAGTGTTTGATGCTCTGTGTGAATTGAAAGGTGTTGAAACGCAAAGTGCGCGACAGCTTCTTGCCGAACAGCTTTATGCCTCTTCTTGCTCGGCGTTACGGATATAG
- a CDS encoding YfiR/HmsC family protein, which yields MSLSLTRKSYFLAALTLLFLSSSWHAVANELPANLQVVLLSKLMPYEKVLSKKPKLSVFVVNNRDVYQAFNLLKAKQRNQQLGTIKFGNELPKKPYDIVFLDQQIDLSDALIYSLKHTSLLVTNDIDMVKQGITLGLSVKNGRPIFYLNKKSSDATGLSWDKTVLDIVTLYN from the coding sequence GTGTCGTTAAGCTTAACAAGGAAGAGTTACTTCTTAGCTGCTCTCACACTTTTGTTTTTGAGTTCATCTTGGCACGCAGTGGCCAATGAATTGCCTGCGAATTTGCAGGTAGTATTACTTTCTAAACTAATGCCTTATGAAAAGGTATTGTCAAAAAAACCGAAGCTATCTGTTTTTGTTGTTAACAATCGCGATGTTTATCAAGCGTTCAACTTGTTGAAAGCAAAGCAACGGAACCAGCAACTAGGCACCATTAAATTTGGTAATGAGCTGCCAAAGAAACCTTATGATATTGTCTTCCTCGATCAACAAATAGATTTGAGTGATGCACTTATTTACAGCTTAAAACACACTAGTTTATTAGTAACGAATGATATTGATATGGTGAAACAGGGTATTACGTTAGGACTAAGTGTGAAAAATGGACGCCCAATTTTTTATTTGAATAAAAAAAGTAGTGATGCAACGGGTCTTAGTTGGGATAAAACAGTACTCGATATTGTCACACTTTATAATTAA
- the argS gene encoding arginine--tRNA ligase codes for MNIRQILVEKAIAAMVAAGLPEDTNPAVTQSTRPQFGDYQINGAMGAAKKLKTNPRELAQKIIDNLDVSDIASQTEIAGPGFINIHLKPEFLADTLSSANQDEKLGVAEHASAQNVVVDYSSPNLAKEMHVGHLRSTIIGDAVVRALEFRGDSVTRQNHVGDWGTQFGMLIAHLEDLLNQGVDLESVALADLETFYRDAKKRFDDEDGFADKARDYVVKLQGGDAHCEKLWKLFIDTSVKHSEEVYAKLNVTLKPEDIKAESAYNDALQGVITLLKEKGIAVEDQGAQVVFLDELANKDGEPSVFIVQKSGGGFLYATTDLAACDYRSNKLGADRILIFVDARQSLHFSQVELTARKAGLLRDETTYEFCPFGTMMGEDGKPFKTRTGGIVKLAELLEEAVSRATDKLAERESDLSVEERAEIARKVGIGAVKYADLSKNRTSDYIFNWDTMLSFEGATAPYLQYAYTRVRSIFRKAGIDAASLNAPISIVEAQEKALAIKLIQFEEVLDQMIAEATPHVLCSYLYELASLYMSFYEACPVLKEGVEPATKESRLMLCNLVAKTLAKGLDLLGIEVMEQM; via the coding sequence ATGAATATTCGTCAGATATTAGTAGAAAAAGCCATAGCAGCCATGGTTGCAGCAGGCTTACCAGAAGATACCAACCCAGCGGTAACACAAAGTACCCGCCCGCAGTTTGGTGATTACCAAATTAATGGTGCAATGGGCGCTGCAAAAAAGTTAAAAACGAATCCGCGTGAACTGGCACAAAAAATTATCGACAATTTAGATGTAAGCGACATTGCCTCGCAAACTGAAATTGCTGGCCCAGGGTTTATTAATATTCACTTAAAGCCGGAATTTTTAGCTGACACACTTTCGTCTGCAAACCAAGATGAAAAACTGGGTGTAGCTGAGCATGCTAGCGCACAAAATGTGGTAGTAGATTACTCATCACCAAACCTTGCAAAAGAAATGCACGTTGGTCATTTACGCTCAACCATTATTGGTGATGCAGTTGTACGTGCACTTGAGTTCCGTGGCGACTCCGTTACACGTCAAAACCATGTAGGTGACTGGGGTACGCAATTTGGTATGTTGATTGCGCACTTAGAGGATTTACTAAACCAAGGTGTGGATCTTGAATCAGTTGCCTTAGCTGATTTAGAAACCTTCTACCGCGATGCGAAAAAACGTTTTGACGATGAAGACGGTTTTGCTGATAAAGCACGTGACTACGTAGTTAAGCTGCAAGGCGGCGATGCACACTGTGAAAAGCTGTGGAAACTGTTTATTGATACCTCAGTAAAACACTCTGAAGAAGTGTACGCAAAGCTAAACGTTACCCTTAAGCCTGAAGATATTAAGGCTGAAAGTGCTTATAACGATGCGCTACAAGGTGTTATTACACTACTTAAAGAGAAAGGCATTGCTGTTGAAGACCAAGGTGCACAAGTTGTATTCCTTGATGAATTGGCCAATAAAGATGGTGAACCATCTGTATTTATCGTGCAAAAATCAGGTGGTGGCTTCTTATATGCAACTACCGACTTAGCAGCGTGTGATTACCGTTCTAACAAACTAGGCGCAGACCGTATTTTAATCTTTGTAGATGCGCGTCAAAGCCTTCACTTCAGCCAAGTTGAGTTAACAGCACGTAAAGCTGGCCTGTTACGTGACGAAACAACGTATGAGTTCTGCCCATTCGGCACCATGATGGGTGAAGATGGTAAACCATTTAAAACCCGTACTGGTGGCATAGTTAAACTAGCTGAACTATTAGAAGAAGCAGTAAGCCGCGCAACTGACAAGCTAGCAGAGCGCGAGTCAGACCTAAGCGTTGAAGAACGCGCCGAAATCGCTCGTAAAGTGGGTATTGGGGCTGTGAAATACGCGGATCTTTCTAAGAACCGTACCAGCGATTATATCTTCAACTGGGATACCATGTTGAGCTTTGAAGGTGCAACAGCGCCTTACTTACAGTATGCCTACACGCGTGTACGCAGTATCTTCCGTAAAGCAGGTATTGACGCTGCAAGCTTAAATGCACCAATCTCAATTGTTGAAGCGCAAGAAAAGGCGTTAGCAATCAAACTAATCCAGTTTGAAGAAGTGCTAGATCAAATGATTGCTGAGGCGACGCCGCACGTTTTATGTAGTTACTTATATGAGCTTGCGAGCCTATATATGAGCTTCTACGAAGCATGTCCGGTACTAAAAGAGGGTGTAGAGCCAGCTACCAAAGAAAGCCGCTTAATGCTGTGTAATTTAGTGGCGAAGACGCTAGCGAAGGGTCTAGATCTACTAGGTATCGAAGTAATGGAGCAAATGTAA
- a CDS encoding TonB-dependent receptor plug domain-containing protein: MLTSAIVLSLYAPTVAAVDADYDLDALQALSLKDLLNVQVKTAGLKQQSLLDAPANIKIVTAEQIKQRGYQNLIDILRDVPGFDFANYQDGAGEYTSHSINRGIGGTPGNVQLLIMVDGIVQNHIAFNWSQPWGNQQILADIERIEIVQGPGSASYGANAYSGVIHFITKQAKQSSGQRLSVLTGEHGERSVQFMFNHQVSELSLQLSGRFSSRDGDSGLDSYDPAGYFTNHLYPNYLTQQYVNGEYIVAGNNPLAGQYQLAGYNNQSDDNALRGKLVWQNPSQHTVGITHFELGFNSWEQEQGLASYVAGFEYQTRDTSYKKHHSAQHYYLDLDYQFSHQLELASRLWQRENTQEPDTGFKYSYRFVDLVKSYHSVSKQSAFEQQLTISKWHDIDWQFGYRLMRSEKMGQIVSLGDYQLGNQASTASDWLIAEAGLGLNSYVEYPVEEVDEKAFYAEAQGFLTDKINYTLGFRYDRSDAFGSTTNPRAAINYNANQNLVFKLLYGEAFREPSIFELNDEFRGNSSLKPEKIKTTELVSHYFYEQAEHQLDLKTAIYLSQEDNRITLNIQDDDANMRFASASNVSYENAKHSDYWGLSFDANYSYKQSLTAYFNYHYSDGEQDLTTNALNHITDHKINWGVNYRLLPHLAVDLRANHLIGRNAPVSNAYFSGDIGNLSLYNLVISAPDLSLSGVSITPQFIVNNLFDKDYVLVGRQDGASDVNAYDINNNADPDGFTPAYHPQLGRTVALQLLVSF; encoded by the coding sequence TTGCTTACGTCTGCAATAGTATTATCACTTTATGCACCCACAGTCGCTGCTGTTGATGCTGATTATGATCTTGATGCTCTACAAGCACTCAGCTTAAAAGATTTACTCAATGTTCAAGTGAAAACAGCTGGCCTAAAACAACAATCTTTATTAGATGCCCCTGCCAATATAAAAATCGTTACTGCTGAACAAATCAAACAACGCGGCTATCAGAACCTAATTGATATTTTGCGTGATGTACCTGGCTTTGACTTTGCCAACTACCAAGACGGCGCTGGTGAATACACAAGTCACAGTATAAACCGTGGTATTGGTGGTACTCCTGGCAATGTTCAGTTACTAATTATGGTTGATGGTATTGTGCAAAACCACATAGCCTTTAATTGGTCACAACCTTGGGGCAACCAACAAATTCTCGCTGATATTGAGCGCATTGAAATAGTGCAAGGCCCAGGCTCTGCAAGTTATGGGGCAAATGCTTACTCAGGGGTGATCCACTTTATAACGAAACAGGCAAAGCAATCATCAGGTCAACGATTAAGTGTGTTAACGGGTGAACATGGCGAACGGTCAGTTCAATTTATGTTCAACCATCAAGTTTCTGAGTTAAGTTTGCAACTCTCTGGTCGCTTTTCAAGCCGTGATGGTGATTCAGGATTAGATAGTTATGATCCTGCAGGTTACTTTACTAATCACCTGTATCCTAATTATCTAACGCAACAGTATGTTAATGGCGAATATATTGTTGCAGGCAATAACCCACTTGCTGGGCAATACCAACTCGCTGGGTACAATAATCAAAGTGATGATAACGCTCTTAGGGGCAAGCTCGTTTGGCAAAACCCATCTCAACATACTGTTGGCATCACACATTTTGAGCTTGGTTTTAACAGCTGGGAGCAAGAACAAGGACTTGCTAGTTATGTAGCGGGTTTTGAGTATCAAACACGTGATACTTCATATAAAAAACACCACAGTGCACAACATTATTACCTTGATTTGGATTATCAATTTTCTCACCAGCTAGAACTCGCTAGCAGACTATGGCAAAGAGAAAATACCCAAGAACCCGACACCGGGTTTAAATACAGCTATCGCTTCGTCGATTTAGTGAAAAGCTATCACAGTGTGAGCAAGCAAAGCGCATTTGAGCAACAACTAACCATTTCCAAATGGCACGACATTGATTGGCAGTTTGGCTACAGATTAATGCGCTCAGAAAAAATGGGGCAAATCGTCTCACTGGGTGATTATCAACTAGGTAACCAAGCATCTACTGCCTCAGATTGGCTTATCGCTGAGGCAGGACTTGGACTAAATTCCTATGTGGAATATCCTGTTGAAGAGGTTGATGAAAAAGCGTTTTATGCAGAAGCTCAAGGGTTCTTAACGGATAAAATCAACTACACGCTTGGTTTTCGCTATGACCGCAGTGACGCCTTTGGCAGCACCACAAACCCGCGTGCTGCAATTAACTATAACGCCAACCAAAACTTAGTGTTTAAGTTACTCTATGGCGAAGCCTTTCGTGAACCGAGTATTTTTGAGCTCAACGATGAATTTCGCGGAAATAGCAGCCTAAAGCCAGAGAAAATTAAAACCACTGAGTTAGTAAGCCATTATTTTTATGAGCAGGCTGAACATCAACTAGACTTAAAAACAGCCATTTACTTAAGCCAAGAAGACAATCGCATTACCCTCAATATCCAAGACGATGATGCAAATATGCGCTTTGCATCGGCCAGTAACGTTAGTTATGAAAATGCCAAACACAGTGATTACTGGGGATTATCATTTGATGCAAATTATAGTTATAAACAATCTCTAACAGCTTATTTTAATTATCATTACTCTGATGGCGAACAAGATTTAACGACCAATGCACTGAATCATATTACGGATCATAAAATCAATTGGGGTGTTAATTATCGCCTCTTGCCACATTTAGCAGTAGATTTAAGAGCAAACCATTTAATTGGACGAAACGCACCTGTAAGCAATGCTTATTTTTCAGGTGATATTGGTAATTTATCACTTTATAACTTAGTTATTTCTGCGCCTGATTTAAGCTTGTCAGGTGTATCAATAACACCACAATTTATCGTCAACAACTTATTTGACAAAGACTATGTTCTAGTCGGCAGACAAGACGGTGCCAGTGACGTGAACGCATATGATATTAATAACAATGCAGACCCGGATGGATTTACACCAGCTTATCACCCACAACTTGGGCGGACAGTCGCATTGCAACTATTAGTCAGTTTCTAG